The genome window TCTTGGAAGTTCTAAGTGGTGAACATCTACCACAGCGCGCCAGCAGGTATAGCCGGCGTAGCGCGGCGCAACGGCTGGCAGGAGCTGGCCGCGCACTTTCGAGCGGATGCCGTCGGCTCCAATAAGCGCATCCGCTTGCACCGAATGCCCATCGGCAAAGTGCACCAAAACTCCGGTATCAGTAGCATTGAAACGCGCAAACTGGTGCCCAAGCTGCACGGTGCTCGGGGGAAGCTGCGCCAGCAAAGTCCGCTGCAATGCAGCTCGGTGAATACCTAGGTTGTCAAAGCCTAAAGCAGCAGTGAAAGCCGTAGTGTCGGCGGCCTGGAGCAAGCGGCCATGCTGGTCAAGTAGGTTCAGATGAGTAACTGGGGAGCCGTGAGCCTGCACAGCCTCGTGCAAGCCTAGTTGCTGCAGCGCCCGCATGGCATTGGCTCCAAGCACTACGCCTGCGCCTACCTCGCGTAGCTCAGTGGCCGCTTCGTACACCCGCACCGTATGGCCTTGCAGCACAAGGGCACGTGCCGCGCTTAGCCCACCAATCCCGGCCCCAATAATTGCAAAATCCGCCATGCTATCTGTGGGTTTGCGCTATTCAAAACGATGTGACAAGGTAGGATTTACTTGAAAAAAACGCCCCTACGGTTCTGCTAGGCAAATTTTATATCATTTTATTGACTAACTAGTCCCTTGCATGGCAAGCCCGCGCCTGCATCCTTCTCCCGCCCTGTTCTGCTCTCCTTTTCCATGTCTCACTCACCCGTGCATCCTCAGTTGCGGCTGTACTTCGAAAACCCGGTTGGCCGCTTATTAGAACACCCCGATGGCTATCTGGTGGTACAGTACAATGCCGGCAAGCGCAAGCTGGAAGAACTGAAAACCTTTCTGACCCAGGCTAGCACCTTGCTCCAGCAGCGGAACTGGCACAAGTTGCTCGGCGACCAACGGGTAATGGCGGCCTTCACGGAAGCGGAGCGCGTCTGGATTACCGAAAACTGGTTAACTCGCTCCACCACGGCCCATCCTTACTACGGAGCCGTGCTGCTCGCGCACGATGTTTTCGCCCGATTGGCTATGAACCTGGTGATGAACGAAGCCCGGGAATCTGGTTTGGTATACCGGCTATTTGAGGACGAAAACGCGGCCGTAGCGTGGCTGCTGCAAGTCCCGTAAGAAAGCAACTTCTATTTGCTCACGACTAGGTCTGTAGCTGAATTTCAAGATTAGGCAGCGTACAACCTACAGTTGCAGATTACCCGGAAAACAAAAAGGCCCGCAGCAGCAGCTGCGGGCCTTTTTGTTTTCTAAGTGGCAATTACTTGCCTACTTCCTCGTAGTCTACGTCCGTCACGTTGTCGTGGGGCTGGCCTTGCTGGCCGTTGCCGCCGGGCTGACCACCACCACCGAAGGGGTTGCCACCGTCAGCGCCGGGCTGGCCATCGGCACCACCCTGGGTAGCGGCGTACATTTCCTGCGAAGCGGCCTGCCAAGCGGCATTGATGGCCTCCATGGAGGTGTCAATAGCACCGAGGTCTTTGCTCTCGTGCGCCTTCTTCAGGTCAGCCAGAGCATTCTCAACGGCCGTTTTGTTGCCGGCGCTTAGCTTGTCGCCGTACTCTTTCAGCTGCTTTTCAGTCTGGAAAATCATCGAGTCAGCGGCGTTGATTTTGCCGATGCGCTCGGTCTCCGCCTTATCGGCTTCGGCGTTGGCGGCAGCCTCGTTGCGCATGCGCTCAATGTCAGCATCGGTGAGGCCTGAAGAAGCTTCGATGCGGATCTTCTGCTCCTTGCCAGTGCCTTTGTCCTTGGCCGATACGTGTAGAATGCCGTTGGCGTCGATGTCGAAGGTTACTTCGATCTGCGGAACACCGCGGGGTGCTGGCGGAATTGAGTCGAGGTGGAAGCGGCCGATGGTACGGTTCTGCGAAGCCAACGGACGCTCGCCCTGCAACACGTGAATCTCTACCGAAGGCTGGTTGTCGGAAGCCGTCGAGAAGGTCTCGGACTTCTTGGTCGGAATGGTTGTGTTCGACTCGATGAGCTTGGTCATCACGCCGCCCATGGTTTCGATACCCAGCGAGAGCGGGGTTACGTCGAGCAGGAGTACGTCCTTCACTTCACCGGTCAGTACGCCACCCTGGATGGCAGCACCCACGGCTACTACTTCGTCGGGGTTCACGCCCTTGGAAGGCTTCTTGCCGAAGAACTTCTCTACCTCTTCCTGAATGCGCGGAATGCGGGTCGAGCCACCTACCAGGATTACCTCGTCGATGTCAGAAGTGCTCAGGCCAGCATCTTGCAGGGCCTTTTTGCAGGGCTCCATCGAGCGACGCACCAGGTTGTCGGCCAGCTGCTCGAACTTTGCGCGGCTCAGCTTTACTACCAGGTGCTTCGGGCCCGAAGCAGTAGCCGTTACGTAGGGCAGGTTGATTTCCGTTTCCGTCGAGCTGGACAGCTCTACTTTGGCTTTCTCCGCGGCTTCTTTCAGGCGCTGCAGGGCCATAGCGTCTTTGCGCAGGTCGAGGCCTTCGTTTTCGCTGGCGAACGTTTCAGCCAGGAAGTTGATGATAACTTGGTCGAAGTCGTCGCCACCGAGGTGGGTGTCACCGTTGGTGCTCAGTACTTCAAATACGCCATCACCCAGCTCCAGAATCGAGATGTCGAAGGTACCACCACCGAGGTCGTACACGGCAATCTTCTGGTCTTTGTGCTTCTTGTCGAGGCCGTAGGCCAGGGCAGCAGCAGTAGGCTCGTTGATGATGCGCTTCACGTCGAGGCCGGCAATGGCACCGGCTTCCTTGGTAGCCTGGCGCTGGGCGTCGTTGAAGTAGGCGGGTACCGTAATTACAGCTTCCGTTACCGACGTACCGAGGTAGTCCTCAGCGGTCTGCTTCATCTTCTGCAGCACCATGGCCGAAATTTCCTGGGGCGTGTACTGCCGGTCGCCGATTTGTACGGCTACCGTGTTATTAGAACCGCGCACCAGCTCGTAAGAAACGTGCTTGGCTTCTTCAGTCACTTCGCCGAAGCTGCGACCCATGAAGCGCTTAATTGACTGGAGCGTGTTCTTAGGGTTGGTAATGGCCTGACGTTTGGCGGGGTCACCGACTTTCCGTTCGCCTTTACCGTTATCGAGGAACGCCACAATGGAGGGAGTCGTGCGGCGACCTTCGCTATTCGGAATCACTACCGGCTCGTTGCCTTCCATTACGGCCACGCACGAGTTGGTGGTGCCGAGGTCAATACCGATTATTTTGCCCATGTGAATGGTTGTTATGTAGGAGTTGAGGTGTCAGATATCAGGTGCGAATCACTCGCACCGGGGGAGTTACAAGACGCGTACCAGCCGCAGAAATGCCCTTTACTCGTGACAGATTGTCATTTTAGGGCAGCTCGCGGCACGGTTTCGCGACGGTCTGACTTCTACGGGAAAACCAAGGGTAGGATATGCTGACAGCCGGGCAGGAGGTAACGTGCTAGCCATGGATTCCTCATCATTCTGCGCTTGCAAAGGGCTTTATCACGCCTGACCGATAATCGGGATGACGATTCGTTTTATCGTGGAATGGTCCTCTACTCAGCTCAGAAGAATGGGTTAATTAGCCAGGAACCCCTGAATGGTTTGCTCCCATAGTTGCTGGTGCTTCCACCAGTAGGGCTCGTGGCCGGAGCCGGGAAAATTCTGGCGCTGCTTGGGGCCGCGGAGGGCGGCATAAATACCGTCGGTTTCCTGGCGGGTTACGCGTGGGTCGGCTTCGCCCCACATGAGCAGGGTAGGAGTCGTGACGTGCGCGGCGTAGGCGGTGGCATCCAGGTCGAAGGCCCAAAAGTTGTTTTCAACTCCG of Hymenobacter sublimis contains these proteins:
- a CDS encoding FAD-dependent monooxygenase gives rise to the protein MADFAIIGAGIGGLSAARALVLQGHTVRVYEAATELREVGAGVVLGANAMRALQQLGLHEAVQAHGSPVTHLNLLDQHGRLLQAADTTAFTAALGFDNLGIHRAALQRTLLAQLPPSTVQLGHQFARFNATDTGVLVHFADGHSVQADALIGADGIRSKVRGQLLPAVAPRYAGYTCWRAVVDVHHLELPRSESDETWGERGRRFGYVPVGGGQVYWFACLNSSQPQNPRFRAYRVADLQSEFSDFHAPVPELLACTRDEQLIWNDILDLRPLSHLAYGRVLLLGDAAHATTPNLGQGAGMAVEDAAVLAQCLQASSNLTTAFQSFEQRRRARTARIIQTSWLLGRIGQLQSPLLGKLRNTLMRRLPAAVSRHQMAWLYDEL
- the dnaK gene encoding molecular chaperone DnaK, which encodes MGKIIGIDLGTTNSCVAVMEGNEPVVIPNSEGRRTTPSIVAFLDNGKGERKVGDPAKRQAITNPKNTLQSIKRFMGRSFGEVTEEAKHVSYELVRGSNNTVAVQIGDRQYTPQEISAMVLQKMKQTAEDYLGTSVTEAVITVPAYFNDAQRQATKEAGAIAGLDVKRIINEPTAAALAYGLDKKHKDQKIAVYDLGGGTFDISILELGDGVFEVLSTNGDTHLGGDDFDQVIINFLAETFASENEGLDLRKDAMALQRLKEAAEKAKVELSSSTETEINLPYVTATASGPKHLVVKLSRAKFEQLADNLVRRSMEPCKKALQDAGLSTSDIDEVILVGGSTRIPRIQEEVEKFFGKKPSKGVNPDEVVAVGAAIQGGVLTGEVKDVLLLDVTPLSLGIETMGGVMTKLIESNTTIPTKKSETFSTASDNQPSVEIHVLQGERPLASQNRTIGRFHLDSIPPAPRGVPQIEVTFDIDANGILHVSAKDKGTGKEQKIRIEASSGLTDADIERMRNEAAANAEADKAETERIGKINAADSMIFQTEKQLKEYGDKLSAGNKTAVENALADLKKAHESKDLGAIDTSMEAINAAWQAASQEMYAATQGGADGQPGADGGNPFGGGGQPGGNGQQGQPHDNVTDVDYEEVGK